In Daphnia magna isolate NIES linkage group LG5, ASM2063170v1.1, whole genome shotgun sequence, the sequence GGCATCGTCAACACTTTTTAAAAGTGTATAAGCCCACTTATAAACGATTTCCCGTGTACCCATCCACAAGTGTACAACACACTTGTAAAACCCTTTGTTTCTCCTCGCGCTCTTGCCTTCTAGCAATTTCtcttcaatttgaaatttggcaacaTTTCAGTCTGTGAGTCTGTTGTTATATTATTGTCCCAGTTTACACATAACTTTGTATGCTGTGAATCCCTgtgatgaaaaataaactaattttgaatctaacttttttttgtttgattgggTTTGTAGAAAAGGGTGGGGGGCACCTTACgttgcaagaaaaacaaaagatgcgCATTACAAAAGATGTTGTGTTTAGGGATTTATATAACAAAATGGTGGTACTGTTTGCCGGTTTTGCTGAGTGTTCTTCATTCTCCTCATTATCTCGTCTAAGACTGCTGTCCATGCTGGATtttgtttctgatttttctCGCCATTTGCTAAATTTTCAATCTCGATTGTTACTGAAGTGATTttgacttttcttttcgtgctaCACTACTCGGATCATTCATCTTGTAAGCCGTTTCGCGATTTCAGCGTAATTTGCTGCCTTTTATTGCTGTTCCAAATTCCAGAGGGTCTTCGTCTTCAGGATTTGTCCATTTTCGGTTTGGTAACCATTTTTATAACATTTTAGATTAATCATTTATCGCGTAATCGTTGTTCCGTACAATATATACAAATCTGGTTCTTTGATAAATAATTAAGGGTTAATGttttaagttttgttttttttttagccaaaaAGTTATTCGCAGTGCATTTTTTGGTAGAACGTTTCTTGAACACAATGCCTGTTGTTGTACAGAGGGAAAGGAATTTTActtgttttaaatgttttttggtCATTCAAGGCCCGTACGAAGCCCTTACAAAGCATTTCCGTCAACAGCATGGTTTTAAAACagcaaataaagaaagaaatgacgCGCTTTTTTGTGGACAAAATGGTTGCACACAGAAAGTTGATACATTTGCCAATTTTCGTTATCATTTATCTGTGtgtgaaaaaaatgttgatttgGAAATGGACGCTGACAACAATATTAAAACTCAACATCAGGTAGAACCAATGGAGCAGGATATTTCAGCTGAAGCTAGTTTTGATCATGATTTTGAAGGAATGCCAATCATCCCAGATGATTCTGTTAGCGTTTCAGTAGGTAAAATACTGCTCAAATTATCGGCACACTTCAATGTTACTGAAACCGCCATCaattttttaactaaaaactTGTTGGATACTTTTATGCATTGCGACCCTTGTACTAAAACTGAAATTGTTGAATCGTTACAGAAATTGTCCACTacatttaaaagaaacaaatttttcacgAAACATTTTAACACTGAGTCCACCACTCAATCAGGCCAAAATTGGGGGTTTTGGGGGTTTACGATTTTCGGAAAAGGGTGACGAAGGCATCGCAGCCAGTCCCCGTATAAACCATTTTGTGCGGAATTTTGCGGAAAACACAATGGTGAAATCCGCAATGTTGTAGCTagcatagtttttaaattatttaataaaaactaAGGGACCCCCCCAGAAATTGTAGtgttttttctgatttttgacATCAGTTTTCGGGCAAACCagacctttaaaaaaaaatataattttttagaATGAAAGATTTTGCCTCCCTCCAGAGACATCTCGccccgtttttattttaaacggtTATTAGCAGAGATATTGGCAAATgaaaatcttgaaaatttttcttcattttctgaagatTTTCGCCATTGACAGACGTCATTTCgccacgccatctagcggccgaTTTTGGAAACAGCAAGGGAGATCTTTTCTTCTCgccattacttttttttcaaactccaACTATCGATACCTAACCAAACCCAGCTGTAGTACATCGATACCATTCTTTTCTCAATCATTCCGCGCAGTCACTGtctaaacaacaacaacaaggttGAAATGTCCTCGCAAGAAGATTATTCCGATTACTGTTGCACATATTGGTGTTTTCAACGTTTTATGATGGCATTCCTTAATTCCTATCTTGCATGTTGACTAGGTCTGTCTCATTACTACGGATTTGTTTTAGACGTCACTGGTATGAAGTCACTGGTATGAAGTTTCTGGTAACATAAGTGTCAGACATGTTTACTTGTTGCGTGAAtctaacttttatttttctatgtGTGTTGACTAGCTCTCTGCTTCGCTGGGATTTGTTTTAGACGTCACTGGTATGAAGTCACTGGTATGGAGTCTCTGGTAACATAACTGTCAGACATGTTTACTTGTTACGTGAATCTAACTTTTATCTTTCTATGTGTGTTGACTAGATCTCTGCTTCACTGGGATTTGTTTTAGACGTCACTGGTATGAAGTCACTGGTATGGAGTCTCTGGTAACATAAGTGTCAGACATGTTTACTTGTTGCGGGAATCtaacttttatctctttagGTTTGTTGACTAGCTCTCTGCTTCACTGGGATTTCTTTTGATGGCAATGGCCCAGGTCCTGCAAGTGCCATGCAATTTCTTCTGACTATTACAATCAGGTATTCCAGTTGCCTGGTTTACATCTTTCATAGTTACCATGTTGTTTGAAACGTCTTGCAAACAGCACAGACACACTCTTTGCGCAATTAGGCAAGTTAACGCGTCTGTCTCAACTACTCATCCGATCATAAAAAGTAATTCTTAGGAAAGGGACAATAAGTGTTGCAATTAATGGTAGGTTTCACGTGTTTTTATTCGCTTTAGCCTTATAGTAGGAAAATTTGCTCTTTATTTGAGCGTCCGTAAGAGTGACAACAGCAAATCGAGCTTTCAGGGCTGTAACTGCAGCGGTGGGTTTCAGGGATGGGTTGCTTAGAGCAAGATCTTTAATGAAGTTTGTTTGTTCATCGTCATCTTTGGATCCTCTTGGCCGGTTATCTCTCGTcgctgattttttttgtgtttggaGTTTGTTTATTTCGGTGCGAATATCATTTTCAGATGGCAGGCAAAATTCGTTCGGATATCGTGACTCCAAAATTTCAAGCATTTGCGCTGGActctttttgttcttcttgtcGGCTTCTCCGGAATTGTAGAGGCTTTTAATGTCACTCCGATAATCTTCCACGTACTTCGTACCGTACATTTGCCCTACTTTCGGTCTCTTTGCCCAGCCACAACGGAATGTAGGATCGAGATAATCTTCTTGAGTCGGGAGATAGGAATCTGTAGAAACATCCGCGATATCTGATATTGAGCGAAAGACAATATCACCAGCATCTTGTAACTGTAGTGCTCTTTTCATAGCATAAGTTTTCATGTCTTTATGACGATTTAGGAAGTCGACAGTTGTAACCGCAGAtgaaatagttttctttttccatttcgCTGATCTTTTGGTGAGGGCGTTGTCAGTCAAGACAGTTATACCGGTTACTTTTCCTTCTACTTTTTCGGGTTCAACTGGGGGATTTAGTTCTGTTCCTTCAGCTTCAACATCGCTGACGTCTGAAATAGATTGATCCGTGTCGTTTATTGATTCTGCGTCATCTAGTTGTGTGATGGGCAAAGATTCCTCTTCTTCTAGCGTTATGTCTTCGTCTGAGTCTTCGTCAAAGGCAGTTTGCTGTACTGTGGTGCATCTTCGTTCCGATGGAAGTACACAGACAAATTTGCCTTGTCCTTGATCTGTAGTTAAGAAGCACAGTTatgtaagaaaacaaagtttgTGAGTGAGTGACAAGAAGGGGAGGGACGTTGCCAAGTATGACTGGGAAAACTTTACCCGAGTGTTGAAAGACGCGCAACGAAAAATCAGGAAGGCTGCTAAAGTTTTCGGGCATGGTTTGGGTTGAAATATGACGTCCAGTTACATTATCCTGAAAGCAAAATAGCACATCGTTTGCTCTACCAACGTACTTCTTTAGTTGCCCATCTAGCGCAGCAAATTCAACTTCAATTTTTTGCAGCCTTTCTCTGTTGAGCGTAACTAATTCGGAGGTGCAGTTATGCAATCCGCCATTTGCTTtgagagcaacaacaacttgaGCAGGAGTGACGCAATTGTGACCTTTCAGAGAAAATAATATTAGTAGGTTTCACAATTAGGCCGCACATTACGTAATTACCTTCTTTACACCATGAAATTATACGTTGCATAGAACGAGCGAAATGTGCGTCGAGAACCGATTTCCCGTCCTGCGTTTCCGTATGGATAATGCGTGAAATTTCTATACCATGAGCATAGGATAGGTATGGTATCAGCAACATCAACATCGTATTCTGGTAGCACCCCGCATTGTCGGACTGTAAAATTATTTGATTGATGTTTGGTAGATGTTTTCTGATGGCCAATATTACGGCCTCCAAAATAGAGATAACGGCAAGTTTGTCTTGTTTATTTTCGTTGTCGACGATGTGATCCAGGTACAGTTTATTGAGAAAGGGAGCTGAAGTCTCTTCAAAGTTTTCCATAGTGTAATACTGGACCATCGATCCATGCCAGCTCATGCCTCTCTTCCCGTAGTGATCCACggttttctctctgaaataAAGTGGATCAAGTTTCATTTTGTAATCGAGAGTGATCACACACAATTTTTTCCCCGTTATTCACACATTCGTCTTTCATGTGATCAAAAATCTTTTGAATTGACATTTGCTGGTTGGTGACGCGCATTCGATGACCCATATAAAGCATGGCCTTTTCTTCGCAGCCGATCAAAGCCTTTATAGCTGATTGTGCTGCGTCAAATCCGGAACcgtcaatttttctttttaggtaATGGAAGCAACAGAAAAGATTACGACAAGAATCACAAAGGTTTTCAGGTGCCGTTCGATCCTCGCCGAGACCATAACGTATGTCATGAGCAGTACACGGTATCTTTTCGACAACACCATTGTTGAAGCCATATGTCAAGTAGCGTTTGAAAACTTCCATTTCAACCAAAAGACGCTGTCGTTCTGTAGCGCTACCACTGAAATGGGTGATGAGCTTCTCTATTATGGCAAAGCTGTCATTCACCAAAAACCCAGTAACATAATCTACAGCTCGTCTCAATATTGCATCAGAATGAGTAAGGGTATCTGCGATCATAAAAAAACTTGAACGTTTAACCTTGTTCACTTCAGTAATTTCTTGCGTTGCGATGTATTTGCAATACATGTTTGCTCTTGTGGTTTTTCGAGATACAGcgggaaaaattttttcaactcCATCTACTTTCCAACGTTTCGTTCCCCatgaaaagaaggaaacatTTTCGGAAGAGAGTATGAAAGTGATGGCCGAGTCAACAGCGACAGATCGAAAGCGGCGAACACTTCGTAGCGTGGGTGTAAGTGTCTTCCCGGataacagttcttgcatatCGCACTTCCCCTTTCGGAATCCGTCTTTACTTATAGTCACATTTCCATTCTTgtcacacattttttttacttcctcCCGTGTCAGTGAAGAGCAAAGCAAAGCTCTGGTTGTCCGCAAttctactgtttttttttttactgctgaTGACATAGTCTTAATCATGACATGCGACACGGATTTACTTGACTTTTTTGTAACTCCTTTCTCTCTGAATTCTTTTACAGTTGCCGCCAAGGAAATTTCTGCTGCTTCGCCACACAAAATATTGGAAATGAAAGTAAACATTTCTTTGTAAACTTGGAATACTCTCGTTTTCATGGATTTAGCTTGTGGTGAGTTATCCATCCATGTGGTTACACAATAACGCTTTGCCTTAGCAGGCAAATGCCGTATAATTGGAGAATTTGGATCCATACCTAATGCTGTGTACATGCCGCGCGGATTTTTGGAAAAATCTGTGCCGGTATTCACATTTTCACACACCTGTCTATGCTGCCCCAGTTGGACTTCATTTCTTCGCCGTTTACTTGAAGACGGCACATCACTTTGTACTGCATCTTGACACTCACAATTACACCGTCTGCAATTATTGCAACTATCGCAAACTGCTGATTTACATTTACACGAGAGGCCTGCCATTTCTCTACTCCACTTGGATAAGCATGCCTGGCAACTAACTTTACTTTTGGTTTTTATTACCATCCCTCTTTAGCTTAGCTTTTTGGTCAAGTGTAAAGTCACAGGATGGGTAACGTGAAACAAAGGAAATGAAAGGGTAAGGGtaagaaacggaagaaaaaaccaaaagaaaaattatcgGTTGTCCCAGTGGGACCAACTTCCATGGATCTTGTAAACTTTCAAGCACCAACTCGACATGATCAGTTTACATTACCGGAAAAATCTTATTTCATAAAACAATTACGTCCCATTAATATGCATTTCTTAATTAGTTCGAATGAAAGGTGAAAATATGAAATCCGGCATCCGTACACGACATTCCAGTAAAGCTCCCGTAGCAAATCCTCTCAGAAATCTATCCATTTGACTTCCGTCACATGCGCCCGGCTCTGCCAAGTCAGCCAAGAAACCCACTACAAGGTAATTCTGAAATTGAGCTATGGAACACAACATGAACTGAATTTCAAAACATTAAATTCCAATAGGATCGCCATCGCATTACTACTGAATATCGTGAAGTGTGTCGCCTCTTGACACGCAAGCCCCCTCAAAACGATTCAGGAAATGAAGGTCACAGACTTTGGCAACTACTAAAGACGATAATTCAAATATTATAAAACAACAATTTCATTTCTTGGTGTGTATTAAGTTGCTAATACATTTCAGTGTTAGCCTTGTCTTGTGTTTTCATCCTTCTAATTTCTGCCTCAAGAAGGGATTTCAGGATTTTTTTATCATCTATTTGACACaagaataaaaatgttaaCGATTGACATGGGATAACATATGCATATTTCATACCTCCAGTAGCAAATACTCTTCCAATGTATGTTTCTGTAGTCACTGCTTGTAAACAGCCAACATTGatgtttacttttacaacaaTTGGGCCGTGGAGCTCTCCATTCAACAGCATGTCTTTCGAAATTTTCCTAATGTCAACACAGTTATAGTCGTTCTCAACGAACTTGGGAGAACTCCAGATGACAGCTGCATAACGTTCACAGCACTCGTCATCTAACTTTTCCCCATTTTCTGGTTCATGTTCAAAATCAGAATAATCTTCTTGCGAGGACATTTCaacctttttgttgttgtttagaCAGTGACTGCGCGGAATGATTGAGAAAAGAATGGTATCGATGTACTACAGCTGGTTTTGGTTAGGTATCGATAGttggaatttgaaaaaaaagtaatggcGAGAAGAAAAGATCTCCCTTGCTGTTTCCAAAAtcggccgctagatggcgtggcGAAATGACGTCTGTCAATGGCGAAAatcttcagaaaatgaagaaaaattttcaagattttcATTTGCCAATATCTCTGCTAATAaccgtttaaaataaaaacggggCGAGATGTCTCTGGAGGGGGGCAAAATCTTTCATTctaaaaaattagatttttttttaaaggtctGGTTTGCCCGAAAACTGATgtcaaaaatcagaaaaaacaCTACAATTTCTGGGGGGGTCCCTtagtttttattaaataatttaaaaactatgctAGCTACAACATTGCGGATTTCACCATTGTGTTTTCCGCAAAATTCCGCACAAAATGGTTTATACGGGGACTGGCTGCGATGCCTTCGTCACCCTTTTCCGAAAATCGTAAACCCCCAAAACCCCCAATTTTGGCCTGATTGAGTGGTGGACTCAGTGTTAATTATGTCTCACCAGAAGAGATTTATTTTGgcagcgaagaaaaaaaaattagaaatcaTAATGGTGTTATTTTGCCTCGTCAAATTAAAACCACATTTCAGTACATCAGTGTTCGACCAACACTGACATCTTTGTTTTCAAACGACgatttttatcaaaaatttttctcagaaaagaaatcgagtGACGGTTTTTTACGTTCGCATAGGGATGGAGAACATTTTGCAAATCATCCATTCCTAAAACGATTCCCATTTGCGgtaagatttcaagttttctATGATGACGTAGACTTGGTTAATCCGCTTGGGAGCAAAGTAAAGATTCACGAAATTGGCAATTTTTGTTATATGATTTTAAATATCCCACCACTTGAAAATTCCagtcaaaaaaatattttcccttttgcgATAGTAAAAACTAAACATCTGCAGGAGTATggatttgatttcatttttaaagaattcaTGAAAGAACTTCGAATTTTGGAATCAGAGGAGGGAATGCTTCTTGACATTCCTCATCGTCCCGGTTTTAGAGTGCACGGAACAGTTGTAACGCTATGTGCCGACACTAAAGGTGCCCATGAAATTGGTGGATTCATGAGCCCCTCGGCGACGAAACTATGTCGTTTATGTGAAATTATAAGAGCTGATATTAGAAATCATCCCACGTCTGACAATGTTGTGTTGCGTAGCAGGCGTTCAATCGATGAGCAGGCACAATATATGTCAGAAAATTGTCCTAACGGGGACCCCAGTACGGGGATTAAGGGAATTTGCCCATTGAATGACAGTAGTTGTTTCCACATTGGTGAAAATTTTATTCTAGATGCGATGCACGACATTCCTGAAGGAATTTCCCCATTTTGTTTAAAACTATGTTTAAGAGAGTGGAATATTCATAAGAAGGAATATGGATTATCTGCCGATTTCATTAATGAAAGGATCAGATCTTTTCATTACGGCAGATATGATTCCGAAAACAAGCCTAGTCCTAAATTTACTGATGCAAATTTGCGAGAGTTAGGGAATTATAGTACTAAACAACGAGCTGGACAAAATTTATGCCTTTTGAGAAACTTTCTTTTGATGTTCGCAGACAAAATTCCAGAGGATGACAAACACTTTCGTtttctaattttgtttttatcaatTTGCGACATTATATTTTCCCCGGAGGTTACTATAGCTCATTGTAACATTTTAAAAGTCATGATTTCGGAATTTTTTGAACAGTTTAACCTCCTTTTTCCAGAGACACAACCTATTAATAAAATACACCATCTTTTTCACTATCCACAAATGATAAAAATGCATGGGCCACCGATTCGGTACTGGTGCATGCGATTTGAATCATTTCACTACGTACTGAAACGTAGAGCACAGTTCATTGGTAATTATATTAATATTTGTAAGTCCTTAGCTTCACATGTACAACGTTTGCATTGCCTCAATgtgatggaaaaagaaattttatgtacaaataaaatttttggaCCATTTGAAGCAGGGAAATCAAATCTCTCCTTTGCTGATGTAATTGCACTGCTCCCTGTTTCTCTGCATCGGGAAATTTCCTTAGAtccttcttttaaaaattccgTTCACAAATGGGTAAAATTCCAAGGATGGGAATACCGTCCAAGAAGGattattgttattaaaaaAAGTTACGAGACTGAATCGGGTTTGCCTAAATTTACATTGATTACAAACATAATTGTTCAAAATAATTCCACAATTTTCCTTGTATTATCTGTGTTGAAAACAGTTTCTTATGAAACCGATTACCACTCCTACCTAGTTGAGGAACGAAGCCAAGAACAATTTCTATTTCTAAGTATCCTTTCATGCATTTTGATTGAGctgcttgattttgttttgaatttttctaatGATTCAAACAAATATGTCAGCCCTCGTCACATTATATAGACAACTAACTTAATATTTTTCCAATATTTCATTATTagtcttccttttttctcggACTACCTCTGAATATCCGAAATACTAAAACCAATTGCTAAAGAAATGGAGGCAACCaatgatgaaatcaaaatgTGGAATATAGACGATGTAGAAGTGTTTTTGAAAAGCAAAGGCTTTGATGAAAATGTAACCAATATTCTGAAAGGTAAATTCATGAATGTTGTCTTACGTGAAATATTATACAAATCTTATTTAATCCTTTATTActcaaaaggaaatgaaatcgACGGGGAATCATTTCTTATTCTTAATGACGTGGAAGTAGCAAGCATGGGCTTCAAAATTGGCCCAGCTTCTAAATTGCGGAAACTATTGGAAAAGTTACGCTCTGCTGACTCCATTGCTGGAAATCATACAATAATAAAGGAGCCAAATGAAACTGGAACTACTCTTCGCATTGTAATTCCGTCTACTTCTACGTCTGAAATCCCAGTTCCGTCTACAAGTGAATCACAGGAATCGACTGCTGAACAGGTTTTTACAATTATTCCATGTTTAAGATGACAAAAAGACTAACACGCAATTTATACAGGGTGCACCAAATGTAATGGAAATTCTCAAATGTAGCCAGAAAGGGAAAGCAATTGTTTTTAACTACATTGAAAGAAACGAGGATTTCGTGACCCACAGTGAACGCATCGAGATAGTCAACATTGTGTGTAATCACATGGTAGAGTGtaaccaacaaaaacattaCCCATCAGTGAATACCAAACACATGTACGCAGCTGCAATTATAAAGAGTTTCCCATGCCTAGCAACAAAGCACACAGATCAAGATGGTGGTGTGTCTTTCAATCACGACGTTTTCTATCACCCAGTAGCTGGTGGtttcattgaaaataaaatcaaagaaataagaagaaaagagggaattaggaaaagaaaacctaACGGTTTATCAAAGAACAAGGAATCGGATGGAATTGCtggtgaaaagaagaagagaataaagaaaat encodes:
- the LOC123472260 gene encoding uncharacterized protein LOC123472260: MSSQEDYSDFEHEPENGEKLDDECCERYAAVIWSSPKFVENDYNCVDIRKISKDMLLNGELHGPIVVKVNINVGCLQAVTTETYIGRVFATGDDKKILKSLLEAEIRRMKTQDKANTEMY
- the LOC116934346 gene encoding uncharacterized protein LOC116934346 — its product is MEATNDEIKMWNIDDVEVFLKSKGFDENVTNILKGNEIDGESFLILNDVEVASMGFKIGPASKLRKLLEKLRSADSIAGNHTIIKEPNETGTTLRIVIPSTSTSEIPVPSTSESQESTAEQGAPNVMEILKCSQKGKAIVFNYIERNEDFVTHSERIEIVNIVCNHMVECNQQKHYPSVNTKHMYAAAIIKSFPCLATKHTDQDGGVSFNHDVFYHPVAGGFIENKIKEIRRKEGIRKRKPNGLSKNKESDGIAGEKKKRIKKIKKGVVPENKLPAADGFDEEIMKSMVEWMKVHVVSVNNKAKIVEYMEKTFDFRDRESTFRFKCVSEILVEYPRFMDCDEGSLILRDFHQKYPDKHFSFKSRFLDRFSAPLRFLAKSGNKNVPKSSDDSMNSLILCLQLMPAVYNVKKASFESKLDRLFHLVKENASISAIAKAKDVVHHKQPFLIVVGSLEHPLSFNLILDFSVIPLGSDCSRAFNVLFASFFVFRLEFPKHLGKFYLFLDSLSFKYS